Proteins encoded together in one Streptomyces sp. B1I3 window:
- the dxr gene encoding 1-deoxy-D-xylulose-5-phosphate reductoisomerase, with protein MGGMSDSPAPLADPHLVFDAAAGRRDLVILGSTGSIGTQAIDLVLRNPDRFRVTALSAAGGRVALLAEQARRLRVRTVAVADADKAPALREALRENYGAGEPLPTVLAGPDAAAELAASDCHTVLNGITGSIGLAPTLAALKAGRTLALANKESLIVGGPLVKALAAPGQIIPVDSEHAALFQALAAGKRADVRRLVVTASGGPFRGRTRSELADVTREQALAHPTWAMGPVITVNSATLVNKGLEVIEAHLLYDIPFDRIEVVVHPQSYVHSMVEFTDGSTLAQATPPDMRGPIAIGLGWPERVPDAAPAFDWTTASSWDFFPLDTEAFPSVGLARHVGTLGGTAPAVFNAANEECVEAFLAGRLPFNGIMDTVTAVVAEHGTPATGTSLTVADVLEAETWARSRARELSAAATAEAHA; from the coding sequence ATGGGGGGCATGAGCGACAGCCCCGCACCCCTCGCCGACCCGCATCTCGTCTTCGACGCCGCGGCAGGCCGCCGGGATCTGGTGATCCTCGGCTCCACCGGGTCCATCGGCACCCAGGCCATCGACCTGGTGCTGCGCAACCCCGACCGCTTCCGCGTCACCGCGCTCTCCGCCGCGGGCGGCCGGGTCGCACTCCTCGCCGAGCAGGCGCGCCGGCTGCGGGTGCGTACCGTCGCGGTCGCCGACGCGGACAAGGCGCCGGCCCTGCGCGAGGCACTGCGGGAGAACTACGGAGCGGGGGAGCCGCTCCCCACCGTCCTGGCCGGCCCCGACGCCGCCGCGGAGCTCGCCGCGAGCGACTGCCACACCGTGCTGAACGGGATCACCGGCTCGATCGGCCTCGCCCCCACGCTCGCCGCGCTGAAGGCGGGCCGCACGCTCGCCCTCGCCAACAAGGAGTCACTGATCGTCGGCGGCCCGCTGGTGAAGGCCCTGGCCGCCCCCGGGCAGATCATTCCGGTGGACTCCGAGCACGCCGCGCTTTTCCAGGCGCTCGCCGCCGGCAAGCGCGCCGACGTGCGCAGGCTCGTCGTGACCGCGTCCGGCGGGCCGTTCCGCGGACGCACCAGGAGCGAGCTGGCCGACGTGACCCGTGAGCAGGCGCTGGCGCACCCGACCTGGGCCATGGGCCCGGTCATCACGGTCAACTCGGCCACGCTCGTCAACAAGGGCCTGGAAGTCATCGAGGCGCACCTCCTCTACGACATCCCGTTCGACCGCATCGAGGTCGTGGTCCACCCCCAGTCCTACGTTCACTCGATGGTGGAGTTCACCGACGGATCCACCCTCGCCCAGGCGACCCCGCCCGACATGCGGGGCCCCATCGCCATCGGTCTCGGCTGGCCCGAACGGGTCCCGGACGCGGCCCCCGCCTTCGACTGGACGACGGCCTCGAGCTGGGACTTCTTCCCCCTGGACACCGAGGCCTTCCCCTCCGTCGGGCTCGCCCGGCACGTCGGCACACTGGGCGGCACCGCGCCGGCGGTGTTCAATGCCGCCAACGAGGAGTGTGTGGAGGCGTTCCTGGCGGGACGGCTGCCCTTCAACGGAATCATGGATACGGTCACCGCAGTGGTGGCCGAACACGGCACCCCTGCCACGGGAACTTCACTGACGGTCGCGGACGTCCTCGAGGCGGAGACCTGGGCCCGGTCCCGGGCCCGGGAGCTCTCGGCGGCAGCGACAGCGGAGGCGCACGCATGA